In Pseudomonas putida, a genomic segment contains:
- a CDS encoding PilN domain-containing protein — MRRLDLEFQPRRSGPLAWSLLALAGAAMAALVLLQQQLQAEQVALEDRVHGLELQLGRRPATAAPQSTAASREQAERLAQMRSVSQQLQRPWQQLFAMLEAQPQEDVALLSLTPDARKGQVRIAAEARNLEAMLAYHQRLEQSAELSDVSLLNHEVLASQPEHPVRFTLTATWETSHARP; from the coding sequence ATGCGCCGCCTCGACCTGGAATTCCAGCCCCGCCGTAGCGGCCCTCTGGCCTGGTCGCTGCTGGCCTTGGCCGGTGCGGCAATGGCCGCGCTGGTGCTGTTGCAGCAGCAACTGCAGGCCGAGCAGGTCGCCCTCGAAGACCGCGTGCACGGCCTCGAGTTGCAACTTGGCCGGCGCCCGGCCACCGCCGCGCCGCAAAGCACCGCCGCCAGCCGCGAGCAGGCCGAGCGCCTGGCGCAGATGCGCAGTGTCTCGCAGCAACTGCAACGGCCCTGGCAGCAACTGTTCGCCATGCTCGAAGCGCAACCCCAGGAAGACGTGGCGCTGCTCAGCCTCACCCCGGATGCGCGCAAGGGCCAGGTTCGTATCGCCGCCGAGGCGCGCAACCTGGAGGCCATGTTGGCCTACCACCAGCGCCTGGAGCAGAGCGCCGAGCTCAGCGATGTGTCGTTGCTCAACCACGAGGTGCTGGCCAGCCAGCCCGAGCATCCGGTGCGCTTCACCCTCACCGCCACCTGGGAGACCAGCCATGCGCGTCCCTGA
- a CDS encoding GspE/PulE family protein — translation MSEVSQCSVSAPQVTAYSRELLTQARLQAADERLLNCLERLAADTPDTFTRRLGATLHYPVLDSQTLLASTPCFDTVSLAQCLKREFILVEQAGQVLGVFADPFDHARLAWIDDVLQGAPLYLAHAADIATFLARHEESFHAVDALDHEAEAGNESDPLQRLSLTSISEDQSRVVKLVNSTLYDALKQHASDIHLGMTGQGLTIKYRIDGVLNGAGKASGSAFADQVISRIKVMAELDIGEKRVPQDGRFKVAVGDRQIDFRVSIMPSIFGEDAVLRVLDKQDLSDRVSGVQLQALGFAEETLKALRRLAAEPYGMILVTGPTGSGKTTTLYAMISEINHGVDKIITIEDPVEYQLPGVLQIPVNEKKGLTFARGLRSILRHDPDKILVGEIRDPDTAQIAVQSALTGHLVFTTIHANNVFDVIGRFSQMQVDPYSFVSALNAVLAQRLIRLACPHCCTPCEVDDDTLVASGLTRAAVAGWAFVRAQGCGQCRGSGYRGRSAIAELLHLDDDLRQMIVERRPLPQIKSLACQRGLRLLRASALDLVREGRTTLEEINRVTFIA, via the coding sequence GTGCCACCCTGCATTACCCCGTACTGGACAGCCAGACCCTGCTGGCCAGCACCCCCTGCTTCGACACGGTCAGCCTGGCCCAGTGCCTGAAGCGCGAATTCATCCTGGTCGAGCAGGCGGGGCAAGTGCTTGGGGTGTTCGCCGACCCCTTCGACCACGCCCGCCTGGCCTGGATCGACGACGTGCTGCAAGGCGCGCCGCTTTACCTGGCCCACGCCGCCGACATCGCCACCTTCCTGGCCCGTCACGAAGAAAGCTTCCATGCCGTCGATGCCCTCGACCACGAAGCCGAAGCCGGTAACGAAAGCGATCCTCTGCAACGGCTGTCGTTGACCAGCATCAGCGAAGACCAGAGCCGAGTGGTCAAGCTGGTCAATTCGACGCTCTACGACGCACTCAAACAGCACGCCAGCGACATTCACCTGGGCATGACCGGCCAGGGCCTGACCATCAAGTACCGCATCGACGGTGTGCTCAACGGCGCCGGCAAGGCCAGCGGCAGCGCCTTCGCCGACCAGGTGATCTCGCGCATCAAGGTGATGGCCGAACTCGACATCGGCGAAAAACGCGTGCCCCAGGATGGCCGCTTCAAAGTGGCCGTGGGCGACCGTCAGATCGACTTCCGGGTTTCGATCATGCCGAGCATCTTCGGTGAGGACGCGGTGCTGCGGGTGCTCGACAAACAGGACTTGTCCGACCGCGTCAGCGGCGTGCAGCTGCAGGCTCTGGGCTTTGCCGAAGAAACCCTGAAGGCCCTGCGCCGGCTCGCCGCCGAGCCCTACGGCATGATCCTGGTCACCGGCCCCACCGGCAGCGGCAAGACCACCACCCTGTACGCCATGATCAGCGAGATCAACCACGGCGTGGACAAGATCATCACTATCGAAGACCCGGTGGAGTACCAGTTGCCCGGCGTGCTGCAGATTCCGGTCAACGAGAAAAAGGGCCTGACCTTCGCCCGTGGCTTGCGCTCGATCCTGCGCCATGACCCGGACAAGATCCTGGTCGGCGAGATCCGCGATCCGGACACCGCGCAAATCGCCGTGCAGTCGGCCCTGACCGGCCACCTGGTGTTCACCACCATCCACGCCAACAACGTTTTCGATGTCATCGGCCGCTTCAGCCAGATGCAGGTCGACCCCTACAGCTTCGTTTCGGCGCTCAACGCCGTGCTGGCCCAGCGCCTGATCCGCCTGGCTTGCCCGCACTGCTGCACGCCCTGTGAAGTCGATGACGACACCCTGGTCGCGTCGGGCCTGACCCGCGCAGCGGTCGCCGGCTGGGCCTTCGTCCGTGCCCAGGGTTGTGGCCAATGCCGCGGCAGTGGCTACCGCGGACGCAGCGCCATTGCCGAATTGCTGCACCTGGACGATGACCTGCGGCAAATGATCGTCGAACGCCGGCCCCTGCCGCAGATCAAGTCGCTGGCCTGCCAGCGCGGTTTGCGCCTGCTGCGTGCCTCGGCCCTGGACCTGGTCCGCGAGGGCCGCACCACTCTTGAGGAGATCAACCGTGTCACATTTATCGCTTGA
- the pilO gene encoding type 4a pilus biogenesis protein PilO produces MRVPDSLNSLVLLEQLRRIGPVGLGAGAVAVLALGVALAGVLPQWQAVRELRATEADASVQVERVKRGELKIAVKPEQQALDSLRQQLPGQPEASELIERLYHLAGAEHISLARGEYALGVDPKTQLARYQIVLPVRGSYPQIRAFLRGLIGQLPTLVLEDLELQRKRIGDRELNGRLRMTLYLSRS; encoded by the coding sequence ATGCGCGTCCCTGATTCGTTGAACAGCCTGGTGTTGCTCGAGCAATTGCGCCGGATCGGTCCGGTCGGCCTGGGCGCTGGCGCCGTAGCCGTCCTGGCGCTGGGCGTGGCGCTGGCCGGTGTGCTGCCGCAGTGGCAAGCGGTGCGCGAACTGCGGGCCACCGAAGCCGATGCCAGTGTCCAGGTCGAACGGGTCAAGCGCGGCGAGCTGAAGATCGCCGTCAAGCCCGAGCAACAGGCGCTCGACAGCCTGCGCCAGCAACTGCCTGGGCAGCCTGAGGCCAGCGAGTTGATCGAGCGTCTGTATCACCTGGCCGGCGCCGAGCACATCAGCCTGGCTCGCGGTGAATATGCCCTTGGCGTCGATCCCAAGACCCAGCTGGCACGCTACCAGATCGTCCTGCCGGTACGGGGTAGCTACCCGCAGATTCGCGCCTTCCTGCGCGGCCTCATCGGGCAACTGCCCACCCTGGTCCTGGAAGACCTCGAACTGCAACGCAAACGCATCGGCGACCGTGAACTCAACGGCCGCCTGCGCATGACCCTCTACTTGTCGAGGTCGTGA